The sequence below is a genomic window from Uranotaenia lowii strain MFRU-FL chromosome 2, ASM2978415v1, whole genome shotgun sequence.
cGACGCCGTCGCGGTGGCGAACGTTCAACGCACCAATGAAACCGTAGCAACGTcccagaatgtttgtttttggcGTTACTATGAAAGCTTGTAACTAAGTTTTCAAGATGCCGTCGTGTTGTGAATGCGTAATGATTCTCGGtgcgtttgaaattttcgttttcaatttcattgttcGGGGTTTCGAAGTAGTTTAACGGATTCCGCTGCAAAAGGATTAGTTTGCTCCCAACATTTTTTTCCGGCAAAAACTCTTATGAAATCGGAACTAGCAGCAACGGCTGCTTTTTGGTGGGTCAAAAGTTCCTAGAAGAAGCTGGCAGAGCAGAATATGTTGGGGGACTTAAGAAGAATCCGTTCGAAATtagtcttgaaataaaaatccttggtaatttttcagtttttgggaacacaaataaaaattatttgatcatTGTCATAAACAGCTTCTGTTTAAAAATTCCGAAAATGCCTATATAGAATGCAAAATcatcttttaaataaagtttagtgcaagtttgttgaatttctaacaaaaaatttcataattgaaCTACTCAAAATGAACAAAGGGTTCGAGCTGTGTTAGTATTTGGAATCATTTGGAATTATTTAATCGCTTTTGCAAGGAAGGATAATAAGATTCAATTTTGAACATATGTAAGTACTTTGATTATGATGACTTCCACTGGATACCCAAGCTCGATGGCATTATGTACGTATGAAAACTGTCGTCGCGAGGCGACTCCAACGTCGAGACGCCAGtgaacgtttgtgacgtagcaatcaaaacattgaaaaaactgattctcacactcgtgcaagggtaGTCTTGTCCCCACCTCTACATAAACCACATGGATCTGTTACCACCAGGAGTGGCTTTCGTTTACCAACTTTTTCACATTCCTGGCCAACCTTAGTCAAATTTGCTTCATTTCTAGCCGCCAAAACTAGATCCGCACCAAGCCCAGCAAAATAAACTGCAGTAGCTGCTCCGATTCCAGAGCTTGCACCGGTTATGAGAACAACCTTGCTTTGAAAATCCATTGCACAGCTGTTTCCAAACTCACAGGCAACGACACACTGAACGACTTCAGTTAATTTTGATATTGCTAAATTCACCAGACAAGCTGGTTACTGATAACGTCGTTCCCAAATTTAGATTAGCACAATTTTTGTTacgttttttttgcattgaatTTCATTAGGGCAAATATAAGTCCCTAATCAGCCTGAGAAGGAAAGTATTAAAACCCTTATAGGCACTAGAAGGTTTAAATGCTATTAAAAGGTACAAGAAGAAAAGTATATAATCCACTAGCTACTACAAAGAAAACATAGAAATAGAAACTGTTGATGATAAATGGTGAGAAGAAAACATATCTGCAACTCTGCACTTAaatatcagtttttcaaaacaaacacatTATTTGGTTTGTCTTACTTTTTACCGCATAAAACAGTGTCGAAATGTAGTacttttcaaaacagttttcaCAACAGGGTCAAAAAGTGCtacttttcgatactgttttgATATCATAGGAAAACCCACAAATCGTCATGTcaggtaaaaaaaattggttttcaaggataaatatgttgattttgtaccgaaggaggacaatcggctcaatttgttttaacttccacaaaattcaaaattttgagttattttgaaggtcaagcttcagaaaacagcaaacgtaatcGAAATTAgtcattatttgaaaaatggtggttCATAGTAAACATTATTGATGGCacacgtgttgcccaaaaattaaattctgaaaattgctttattggacgctatctccaaaacatcacaaaaattttcgTATGTAAATATTACATTACCGGgtaacttcgctgaaaatttcatcaatgcaAAGGTTATTCTGAAgccaaattttgcattttttttttcgaatacactctcTATATCTAAAATACCATCGATATCAACTGTCAAATAATCTCACCTTGTTTGATTGTACAATCGTATATTGGTAGAATAGATAACATCACATTTAAAAGTGCAAACACTCTTTACGCCACGTTCATGTGATGGCGATTAATTGAACAACATAATGACGTGTTAATGGGAGTAACACACGCAAAcaagaagttttaattttgtcaatattgcaCAAGCAACCTTTTGATGCatattctaaattttcgataaaaataacacaaattagCTTCAAATTACAATCCAGCCAATGTACGTCACGTCGTTTATTACGCTCACCTCTAAAGCAATCAAAAACGTCATCATCGCTTATCGGAAACCGGTTTGTTGGTCTTTTTATCGTTCTTACCATCGAGACCGGCTGGACGGTCAGTCAGTCAAATGTGAACCGTCATTGTCGTCGCGGGTGTTAAGCAGgcctatcatgaattttgaaaacaaagttgttttgattACCGGTGCCAGTTCTGGAATTGGAGCTGCCACTGCCGTTTATTTCGCCGGTTTGGGAGCGGATTTGGTTCTAGCCGCTCGgaatgaaacaaatttggcTAAGGTTGGCCAAGACTGTGAAGAAGCTGGTAAGCGAAAACCACTGCTGGTAGTGACAGATGTTACCAAGGAGGACGATAACGAACGGTTGATTAAGAAAACCATCGAACACTTCAAGAAGTTGGACGTTTTGGTGAACAACGCCGGAAGAGGCTGTGCAGGTTCGATCGAAAACACCAGCCTGGAACAGTTCGACGATATGATGACGATCAATGTACGGTCGGTTTAtcatttgacaatgttggctGTCCCGCATCTGATTCAAAGCAAGGGTAGCGTTGTTAATGTGTCCAGCATTGCTGGAACTAGATCGTTCCCGAACTTTTTGGCTTACTGCATTGCAAAGGCAGCTATTGATCAATTCACGAGATGCACCGCCCTCGATCTTGCCCCGAAACAAGTTCGGGTTAACTGTGTTAACCCAGGTGagatttagttttaaattatcaaatcaTAATGGTTTTCATGAAAGTCGTTATCTTTAGGAGTCATCATATCGAACTTCCACCGGGAGGTCGGGATGGACGAGGAAGCATACAAGGCCTATTTGGAGCGGTCGAAGCAAACCCACGCCCTGGGAAGAGTTGGCGAAGGACATGAAGTGGCGGCTGCGATTGCTTTCCTGGCTGGAGAGACGGCCAGTTTTATCACCGGTGTTTGTTTACCGGTGGATGGTGGAAAGCACGCTATGTGTCCAAGATAGAATTGATAGTATACCTGCTTGAGTATCTCATATCAgtcaaataaatgaattttatttatggAGGAAGTTACAACCCTTTTATGAAAAAACGGCTACGAAAGAATTGTGTAGATTGTATAATGGAATATTCaatactagagatgtaccgaatggTGGTATTCGGCGCACGgcagatttttttccttgatcACTCTAGGTCAAAGACATTTCATTTGACGACATTTTATGGCCTTCaagaattaaaactttttatttttagtttagaGTTGctattcaataaaacttttgtattgaaactgaaatcttgacacacaaaaaccctaccttaTGAATGGGGTTTATCAAGAAGTGtaacaaaataagttcagaattcaaaaccaaccatttaaacttcaaaatttatgtatcgTATAATAATTTTACACATCGAAAGTTATAAGCCATATGACAGGTGTTCAATACTcacaataatcaaaataatttgcaaaaaataatcttaaaccTAGTAATAGTACTATTACTTATctttttgataattaaaaaatcgtttaaatatgtcatcaaaaatttatactgaaatgaaatattcttcgaaaaaacgaatttaagacttcaatattttttgccaGTTCTTCTGAATGCTCAActtcacattcaaaagggttttgataaataacacaaggccacaaaattcaccaTTTTCCAGGGTGCCAAGAATTGTAGAATTTATTTGGTTTAATTTCCGGGagtttgaacagttttttttaagtgtttcaccaaattgaatttcagatattttttaaaggaaacataaatgctttttttctctgatttgaGCAAAAAGGCGAAGAAAATTAAACTTAGACTATTAAAATAGACTAATCTTATATCATTGCAGCCTCCTGGATAttgtatgaattttgaaaatgaatatttggtCTATTCGGACAGTTcagccgaatacttagctcaactattccgTGAGTCGAATATTCggattgaagattttttggtAATATCCGGCGccaaatattcggtacatctctttTTAATACATACTCATTCTTCTGACaggataattttatttcatatcaataaatatattttcaactaACTAACTATCAAACAACTACcagaatcaagaaaataataaataaactgAAGGCAACGCTaggcaacaaaattttataaaaaagatcGTTGGCAAGTATTGACTTTCTTTCAATTGATATCGTCATAAGCGGTATTATGAACAGTAAATATTTGATGTTGTCTGTTCTTCTTATCTCGTCATTCTGTAGATATTATGAATTGCTTTTGCGCTATTAGTAGCCGATCTGGACcttgaaaatcacaaatgatTACATGTAGATATCCGTTAAATATTCATGAACAGTATATTTTGGGAATCATAGAgctaaaaaacacaaaatatatTCATTGCAGCTTTATCTCCTATGCATCCTCGACATTTCTTAatgattgttaaaaattgattatttttagaagacatacaccgtcttagccgatttaggctcacagactgaataaacgtggacaacttaagattaacatttaacaaccagtaccaagatgggaatcgaacccatgacTCAGGTGGTCCATGCGATTACCGTGTCACCACGCTATCCACTCGGCCACCGAGACGTTTTTctgttgggcttgtgatatagctcagttggcaagtctgttgcctcctgagccgatgtccgcgagttcaagcccaagattaaacatcgaacgcagttgtaccggatagtttttcaatgacgatccgccaactgcaacgttgataaagtcgcgaatgccataatgatggtaaaacgactataatcgaaacaaaaaaaaagattttttctgttgtttaattttttatcgatactaaataaattgaatttcttgaacAGTTTGATTTCAGAGATTTTAACGCTATAATTCCTCTTGTACCTTCTGTAGAATTTGACTCTAGCGAAACATGTCTTGCTATTCTTATAATGTGAGTGaacaataactttaaaaaaaatgtgatttgagaCTTTTGGTGATTTAAGCCAAGGAAAatctttatttaatttattttctagtATCTCTAAAGCATCCATTTATAattgcaattttaaaaataactacaTAGTTATCATTACTTTTTACATTTGCTATACcctcaactggggcatcatgcaacacttttgaaattcaattgcttctttaaacataatgtccacagataatcataccgcctgtgtatcaaaagtttcaaggttgatgggacatcttATAGACGTAGTCAGAAACAAAATTggtttcaccatttttttttaatgtatgtatgtatgtatgttagaGTACCCcgaatgacccgacttttgaaaaagttatgtgctgcaggcatggccgtaggaacggggggggttttgggggttaaacccccccccccatgagggtccaaaaaagcaagcgaggtattctactctacactcaaaatcttgaattcataatcaaattatgataatagagcaaagatatttaacagtatcaggtatcaggtatcagaatgggggtaggcttaatagcggcacgttatccaaacatacgggaaaattttgcctagcctttttttatccaagatttcatcatttacctgagaaacctgaaaaacctataaaaggaagaaataaattcaatctatttaagatggcataaagcctttccactagggattattagcattaaagctcttttctacattcggtaaggaatgatagaatgttttttaagtttaatttcttaaactcagattcgcttaaagcgtaagatcccagagtacgaaaacgtagtctggcaaatgagggacagttacatataagatggaagggatcttccacatctgattcacaactaccacatactggagattcagcacgctgaatgttgtgcatgtgatagttgagtttacaatgaccggagagtgctctgatcaagatgctgcaatgagatttatttaaagttaataagtaactcgatatgattggagatggtttttctaaaaataatttagtttgacgacaagtgtccaactcttcccagtatcgttcatgctggttagaggaccaagtttgaatttggtttctgaaccaacatggtgatattgggacagccggctctggtccgtaaaattccttttccgacccagctctagcgagttcgtcggcgcattcgtttccaaaaattcccttatgtccgggtacccatagaaggtttaatccattgccttcagcaagttcttcgattgctttccggcatgcgattaccagttttgatctagaactggaagcactgagtgattttatagctgcttggctatctgaacagaaataaattgttctgaacataatcttcttttgaagtgcaatttgcactccatacataatagcatatagctcagcctgaaagactgtacaatattttcctagaggttgagcatattctatgttcaactcgtgacagtaaattcctgcacttgcacggccgtttgataatgaaccgtcagtatagaatacaatatgagaggacatttggtcctctacgaaacctgataaccattcttgaggagaaggaaatttgactttgaaccccatgtagggaaaactactc
It includes:
- the LOC129745157 gene encoding 3-oxoacyl-[acyl-carrier-protein] reductase FabG-like: MYVTSFITLTSKAIKNVIIAYRKPVCWSFYRSYHRDRLDGQSVKCEPSLSSRVLSRPIMNFENKVVLITGASSGIGAATAVYFAGLGADLVLAARNETNLAKVGQDCEEAGKRKPLLVVTDVTKEDDNERLIKKTIEHFKKLDVLVNNAGRGCAGSIENTSLEQFDDMMTINVRSVYHLTMLAVPHLIQSKGSVVNVSSIAGTRSFPNFLAYCIAKAAIDQFTRCTALDLAPKQVRVNCVNPGVIISNFHREVGMDEEAYKAYLERSKQTHALGRVGEGHEVAAAIAFLAGETASFITGVCLPVDGGKHAMCPR